One endosymbiont 'TC1' of Trimyema compressum genomic window, TGAATCACCTTTAAAGTATTCTGTTGGTACACCAATTTTTAAACCTTTAATTGATTTTCCTAAGCCATTAGAATAGCTTGGATTAGGCCTATTAACAGATGTAGACTCTAACGGATCATAGCCACTAATTGTTTCCATAACAATAGCACAATCCTCAACAGTTTTTGTAAAAGAAGCAACCTGATCTAGACTAGAGGCATAGGAAACAACCCCAAATCTAGAAACAGTACCATAGGTTGGTTTCATACCTACAATGCCACAAAAAGCTGCTGGTTGTCGAATACTGCCTCCAGTGTCTGTACCAAGGGAAAATACAACTTCATCAGCAGCAACAGTTGCTGCTGAACCACCACTTGAGCCACCAGGAACATGCTTGGTACTCCAAGGATTTTTAACAGCTCCAAAGGCTGATGTTTCACTTGTAGAACCCATAGCAAACTCATCCATATTGCATTTCCCAATTAGAATAGGAGATTCATTATTTAATTTCTTCATTACAGTCGCATCGAATATAGGCGTATAGTTTTCAAGCATTTTAGAAGCACAGGTTGTTCTTATGCCTTTTGTTGATATATTGTCCTTTACGCCCATTGGAATACCACTCAACACAGAAATAGGCTCACCCTTTTTTATTTTATCATCTATTGCTGCAGCGTCTTTTAGAGCTTTTTCCTCAGTAATGGTAATATAAGTCCCTAATTGGGGACTAGATTTTTTAACTTTATCCAAAGTTGTTTTAACAAGTTCAGTAACAGAATATTCTTTATTAACAAGACTCTCATGAGTCGCTTTTATTTTCCCCATTGCCAGTCCTCCTACAATATACTAGGTACTACAAAGCAGCCCTCTTCACTATCGGGTGCATTTTTTAAGACATCATCTATAGGAAGACTTTCCTGAATTTCATCTTTTCTAAAGACATTGTTCATATCAAGAACATGAATTGTAGGTTCAATACCCTCTGTATCTAATTCCTCTAACTTATCCATAAAAGTAATCACATCTCTTAATTCTTCTTCATAGGCTTTTTTTTCATCTTCAGTTAATGCTAATCTTGCTAGTGAAGCAACATGTTCAACTTCTTTTCTTCCAATAGCCATTTATTACGCCTCCTTATTTAATAATTTTAGTAATCCTTCTTCATCTAATACTTCAATGCCAAGTTTGTTGGCTTTTTCTAATTTACTGCCTGCTTCAGAGCCAGCTAAAACATAGTCCGTTTTCTTTGAAACGCTGGTAGATACTTTGCCACCATAATCTTCAATGAGTTTCATCATTTCTTTTCTATCATAATGAGGCAAGGTTCCTGTTAGGACAATAGTTTTTCCTTTAAATATGCTACCTTTTAAAACAAAGGTTTCCTCCATCATTACTCCTTGGTTTTTTAAATCCTCAATAATTTTTCGATTGCGCTCTTCACTGAAAAACCTAACTAGACTATCAGCCATCTTTTCCCCTACATCTTCTACGTTAAGGAACTCTTCTTTTTTAGCTTTTAAAAGAGCACCCATAGTCCTAAAATATCTGGCCAGTACTTTAGCAGATTTATTACCAACTAAGGGGATTCCAAAAGCAAACAATAATGGACCTAACCCTCTCTGTTTGCTTTTACTAATTGCTTCTACTAAATTATTTGCTGATTTTTCCCTAAAACCTTCTAATTTTTCTATATCATCTTTTTTCAACCTATAGATATCGCCTGGATTACTAATGAGTTTCTCATTTACGAATAACTCGACAATTTTTTCTCCCAATCCATCTATATCCACGGCTTCTCTAGAAGCAAAATGAATTAATCCTTTAACCCATTGGGCTGGACAATAGAGTTCACCTGTACAACGATGGCCGGCCTCTCCAGCAATGCGAATTACAGGAGAATTACAAACTGGGCATCTAGTAGGAAAAACAAAAGGAACTAAATCCTCTTGTCGCCTATCCAATACTACTTTTACTACTTCCGGAATTACATCACCAGCTTTTTGAATAACAACGTAGTCACCTGCTCTAATATCTTTTTCTTTTATATAGTCCTCATTGTGCAGGGAAGCTCTACTGACAACTGAACCGCCAATTAGAACAGGGGTTAATTCAGCCACCGGCGTTAATACACCTGTACGCCCAACAGAAATAGAAATATCCTCAACCTTTGTAATTTGCTGTTCTGGCGGAAATTTATAGGCAATTGCCCAGCGTGGACTTTTAGTAGTAGAACCTAATTCAATTTGATCTCTAATATTATTTACTTTTATAACAACGCCATCAATACCATATGAAAGATGACCTCTTTTTTCTACAATAGTTTCACAGAAAGCAATCATTTCTTCAATTGACCCTAAAAGTCGATCCTTATTAGTAGAAAAACCTAAAGATTCTAAATATTCTAAAGCCTCTTCCTGAGTTTCAATATCTTTACCTTTAAGATATGTTATTTCATAAAAGAAAGAAGACAAGTGACGCTTTTTAGTTTCCTTAGAATCTAGTTGCCGTAAAGAACCTGCTGCTCCATTCCGGGGATTTCTAAATTCCGCTAAACCGGCTTCTACCCGTTCTTTATTAAGCTTTACAAAAGTATCATTATCCATATAGACTTCTCCTCTGATTTCTAAATCAATAGGAACAGGTAATTCTAAAGGAATATCCTTAATCATTCTTACATTGTGAGTTACATTTTCACCAATAAAGCCATCGCCCCTCGTTGCACCAACAACTAACTTTCCTTTCTGATAGATTAGAGCAATAGACAATCCATCAATTTTCAACTCTCCAATATATTGAAGCTCTGTTTTTTCTAGAGTCTTTTCACAACGTCCATTAAAACTATCTAAATCTTCTCCTGAAAAAGCATTACTTAAACTTAACAAGGGATAACGATGAGTATATGTGGAAAATAAAACTAAAGGAGCCCCTCCTACCTTTTGAGTTGGGGAAGTATCTTTTAAAAATTCTGGATACTCCTTTTCTAACTCTATTAATTGATGCATATAATCATCAAATTCGCTGTCTGCAAGGGTAGGCATATCATAAAGATAATAGTCCTCATTGGCTTTATTCAATATTTTTGTTAAAGACTCATTTTTTTCTTTAGCCTCTTTTTTAGTCATTTATTCCACCTACTTGATTTTTTTAATGGGTGCATACTTGGCAATTAATTTCTTAACACCTAGGTTGGTAAAAGCAATTGAAAGGACACCATCGCAACCTTCTCCATCAACCTTTACAATCATACCTTCACCAAATTTACTATGGAAAACATGATCACCTAAAGTAAGGCCACCACCTTTGGCTTTTTCAAATGGATCTCTAATAAAAGTATCTCTTTTTTCTGTTGTTGTTCTATGAGGAAATTCCAATAATTCTTCTGGTATTTCGTCTAAGAACCTAGACTTATAATCGCCTCTAGTAATACCAAATTGATTTCTCTGCCAAGCTCTAGTTAAATAAACTTTTTCCTCACCTCTCGTAATACCTACATAACACAACCGTCTTTCTTCTTCCATTTCAAGGGGATCTCCTTGGGCTCTATAATGCGGAAAGATACCTTCTTCCATACCCGTGATAAAAATAACTTTATACTCAAGGCCTTTGGCCATGTGAAGGGTAATTAAAGTTACCTTTTCATCATCATTTAATTCATCTGTTTCGCTATATAAAGCTGTATTGGCCAGAAAAGCCTCTAAGGTTTTTTCCTCATCATATAAATCAAATTCACGGGTTTCAGATAAAAGCTCTTGCACATTTAAAATACGATCTTTTGCTTCTTCTGTTCTCTCGACTTCAAGGGCTTTTAAATAACCAGTTTCCTTTAAAATAACCTCAGTGAGCTCAGTTAAACTAACATTGCCTACAAGCTCCTTTAAGATCCTAATCAGGTCAATAAAGCCTTTTACTTTTGTTAGTGTTGTAGCAGAAAGATATTCATCTACACGATTTAAACTCTCTTCTAAGGTAATTTCCTGATTTCTTGCAAAAGCAAATATTTTATCTACAGTAGCTTTTCCAATTCCGCGTTTTGGAGTATTGATTATTCTTTCAAAACCAATGACATCAGCTGGATTATTTAAATATTGAAGGTAGGTAATAATATCTTTAATTTCTTTTCTTTTAAAGAAACTAACACCACCATATAGTTTATAAGGAATTCCATAGCGAGCTAAACTTTTCTCAATAATTCTAGATTGAGCATTAGTTCTGTAAAAAACGGCAAAGTCACTATAGGGTCTTTTTTCTTTTCTAGCAATTTTATCAATTTCTCTGACCACAAAAATTGCTTCTTCACTTTCGTCTGTTGCTTCATAACAACAAATTAATTCGCCACCTTTATTTTCAGTCCACAATGATTTAGGTTTGCGATCACTATTATTTTTAATAACTGCATTAGCAGCAGTAAGAATAGTTTCACTTGAACGATAGTTTTGTTCTAAGTAAATAGTCTTAGCATTGGGATAATCCTTTTCAAAATCTAAAATATTATTCATATCTGCACCTCTCCAACCATAAATAGATTGGTCAGGATCCCCTACTACACAAATATTATTATATTTCCCAGCTAACATTTTGACTAGTAAAAACTGAACATAGTTCGTATCTTGGTATTCATCTACAGAAATATACTTAAAGCGTTCTTGGTATTTTTCTAATATATCTGGATATTTTTTAAAAAGCTTAACTGTTAAATAGAGTAAATCGTCAAAATCTAGGCTATTTGCTTCTTTCAAAGCTTTTTGATAACTTTCATAGACTTGACCTACAGTCTCTTTAAAAAAGTTGCTGGCTTTCTTCTGCACATTCAAATAGTCTTCCATTCTATTTTTACAATTACTAATAGCATACAAAAGATTTCTTGGTGTAAATTTTTTATCATCTATTCTCTGTTCTTTAATTACTTTTTTTATTAAAGCTTCTTGGTCACTACTATCATAAATATTGAAACGAACTGTATAATCTAAAGCTTCAATTTCTTGTCTTAAGATTCTATTACACATACTATGAAAAGTACTTACCCATAAAGCCTTGCTTGTAAAGCCACTAGTCAATTCCCCAATTCGCTCTTTCATTTCGCTGGCTGCTTTATTTGTAAAAGTAATAGCTAAAACCTCATAAGGGCTAACGCCTCCTGCAATTAAATAGGCAATCCTTCTAGTGAGTACTCTTGTTTTTCCAGAGCCTGCCCCTGCAATAATTAAAAGAGGACCCTCTTTATGTAAAATAGCTTCTTTTTGTCTTTCATTTAATCCCATAAGTAATTCTGTCATTGTTTCCTCCATATTCTCTTATACATCCCTTTTTATTATATCATTTTTCACTGTTTTTTACATATTTATGATAGGATATCCTTAGCAATTAAAATAAACTTAGAAAGGAGTTTTTCTTATGTTAAAGGCTATAAAAATTGATTTTACTGCTGTTGAAAGTCTCCTGTTTTTTGGCAACTTATTTTAGAAAAAGAAAAAGTTAGTGAATTATATATCCTAAGAATTACAGAGCTACCTCCCTTTAAAGCTTCTTACATAGAACAGTTCGCCCATATATCTTTAAGACGGGTACTAAGTGCTATTTCAAATAGAGAAGTTTTCATAGGAGAAAACAAAGAACAAGGTCGATTTTGGAGCAATAACTTATGGATGCTAGAAGACATTAACTACATTACTAATCTTGTAGCACCACTTAAACGTTTAAATGTTGATGAATTAATCCCACTGATTAATGAAAATATTCCAAATGGAAAATATGATTCTCTAGAGATTTTCTTTGTCCCCCTTCATATTCAGACTACTTTTACAGAAAAAAATAAACTCTACATAAATTTCTTTTCAATTATCCCTCTAGATGATAATAGACCAACTATTAATTTAAAAGAATTAAAAAAAATAATACTAAAAGAATGTATAAAAATAGAAAAGAATGCCTAAGGCATTCTTTTCTATTAATCTTCAATATATGATTCGTCACCAAATAAATGCTCTAGAGTTGCATTCAGCTCATTACATATTTTTTTCATCACTTTCAAACTTGGATTATATTTACCGACTTCTATCAAGTGAATCGTTGGCTTAGCCACACCGACTTTCTCAGCTAAGGATTGTTGTGTGTGACCTCTGTCAAGTCTCAACTGCCGCATGTTTTTGTTCATTCCTTATCAACCCTTTCAATAATAATTAATTTTTTCTATGCTTATTCATAATCAAATATAAATATACAAGATATAACAAACTCAAAATAATACCAGTAAAGGCAACTATTTGCGCCACTCGTAATGGACCTAACATTAAACTATCTGTTCTCAAGCCTTCAATAAATAATCTGCCTAAAGAATTACCAAAAATGGCTAATGCAAGAAAAGTGCCTTTCTTAAAATTCACTTTTCTTAAAATTAGAAAAGCCAATACAACAAACCAAATTAAATCATTAATTGATTCATAAAGAAAAGTAGGGTGAT contains:
- the gatA gene encoding Asp-tRNA(Asn)/Glu-tRNA(Gln) amidotransferase subunit GatA, translated to MGKIKATHESLVNKEYSVTELVKTTLDKVKKSSPQLGTYITITEEKALKDAAAIDDKIKKGEPISVLSGIPMGVKDNISTKGIRTTCASKMLENYTPIFDATVMKKLNNESPILIGKCNMDEFAMGSTSETSAFGAVKNPWSTKHVPGGSSGGSAATVAADEVVFSLGTDTGGSIRQPAAFCGIVGMKPTYGTVSRFGVVSYASSLDQVASFTKTVEDCAIVMETISGYDPLESTSVNRPNPSYSNGLGKSIKGLKIGVPTEYFKGDSVVMEKIKAALKVYESLGAIIEDVSIPHAEYALPAYYIIASAEASSNLARFDGVRYGARVEDVEDVTDMMSETRGQFFGKEVKKRIMIGTYALSAGYYDAYYLKALKVRTLLKQDFDKAFEKFDILLTPVAPCLPYTIGEGYKDPVAMYLGDLCTASINLVGIPGLTIPCGFSEGLPIGLQLLGKPFSEKALLNAGAVFEQNTDYHKQSPNMEVL
- the gatC gene encoding Asp-tRNA(Asn)/Glu-tRNA(Gln) amidotransferase subunit GatC: MAIGRKEVEHVASLARLALTEDEKKAYEEELRDVITFMDKLEELDTEGIEPTIHVLDMNNVFRKDEIQESLPIDDVLKNAPDSEEGCFVVPSIL
- the pcrA gene encoding DNA helicase PcrA → MEETMTELLMGLNERQKEAILHKEGPLLIIAGAGSGKTRVLTRRIAYLIAGGVSPYEVLAITFTNKAASEMKERIGELTSGFTSKALWVSTFHSMCNRILRQEIEALDYTVRFNIYDSSDQEALIKKVIKEQRIDDKKFTPRNLLYAISNCKNRMEDYLNVQKKASNFFKETVGQVYESYQKALKEANSLDFDDLLYLTVKLFKKYPDILEKYQERFKYISVDEYQDTNYVQFLLVKMLAGKYNNICVVGDPDQSIYGWRGADMNNILDFEKDYPNAKTIYLEQNYRSSETILTAANAVIKNNSDRKPKSLWTENKGGELICCYEATDESEEAIFVVREIDKIARKEKRPYSDFAVFYRTNAQSRIIEKSLARYGIPYKLYGGVSFFKRKEIKDIITYLQYLNNPADVIGFERIINTPKRGIGKATVDKIFAFARNQEITLEESLNRVDEYLSATTLTKVKGFIDLIRILKELVGNVSLTELTEVILKETGYLKALEVERTEEAKDRILNVQELLSETREFDLYDEEKTLEAFLANTALYSETDELNDDEKVTLITLHMAKGLEYKVIFITGMEEGIFPHYRAQGDPLEMEEERRLCYVGITRGEEKVYLTRAWQRNQFGITRGDYKSRFLDEIPEELLEFPHRTTTEKRDTFIRDPFEKAKGGGLTLGDHVFHSKFGEGMIVKVDGEGCDGVLSIAFTNLGVKKLIAKYAPIKKIK
- a CDS encoding helix-turn-helix transcriptional regulator, giving the protein MRQLRLDRGHTQQSLAEKVGVAKPTIHLIEVGKYNPSLKVMKKICNELNATLEHLFGDESYIED
- the ligA gene encoding NAD-dependent DNA ligase LigA — protein: MTKKEAKEKNESLTKILNKANEDYYLYDMPTLADSEFDDYMHQLIELEKEYPEFLKDTSPTQKVGGAPLVLFSTYTHRYPLLSLSNAFSGEDLDSFNGRCEKTLEKTELQYIGELKIDGLSIALIYQKGKLVVGATRGDGFIGENVTHNVRMIKDIPLELPVPIDLEIRGEVYMDNDTFVKLNKERVEAGLAEFRNPRNGAAGSLRQLDSKETKKRHLSSFFYEITYLKGKDIETQEEALEYLESLGFSTNKDRLLGSIEEMIAFCETIVEKRGHLSYGIDGVVIKVNNIRDQIELGSTTKSPRWAIAYKFPPEQQITKVEDISISVGRTGVLTPVAELTPVLIGGSVVSRASLHNEDYIKEKDIRAGDYVVIQKAGDVIPEVVKVVLDRRQEDLVPFVFPTRCPVCNSPVIRIAGEAGHRCTGELYCPAQWVKGLIHFASREAVDIDGLGEKIVELFVNEKLISNPGDIYRLKKDDIEKLEGFREKSANNLVEAISKSKQRGLGPLLFAFGIPLVGNKSAKVLARYFRTMGALLKAKKEEFLNVEDVGEKMADSLVRFFSEERNRKIIEDLKNQGVMMEETFVLKGSIFKGKTIVLTGTLPHYDRKEMMKLIEDYGGKVSTSVSKKTDYVLAGSEAGSKLEKANKLGIEVLDEEGLLKLLNKEA